One window of the Pedobacter ginsengisoli genome contains the following:
- a CDS encoding SRPBCC family protein, with the protein MKNEDFTTTILVDAAAQDVFNAINNVRGWWSENIDGDTNKLNSEFLYHYQDVHRAKMKIIEYVSNKKVVWHVLDNYFKFTKDETEWKDTNVIFEISEKDGKTQLKFTHQGLVPDYECFNVCHDAWTHYIQGSLKDLILTGKGGATPKEVAETDGNTELAEKESSTKQMNSKSIYHKLQIDAPVETVYGALTTQKGLAGWWTPETIAKPEVGSVSRFAFGPTYFKEIEVTELKPYGSIKWLCLKAHEEWVGTTITFELEPNRKGSSLLFHHDGWAECTPEFAACSFDWALFLRSLKLLCETGKGLPYPDFNK; encoded by the coding sequence ATGAAAAATGAAGATTTCACAACAACGATTTTGGTCGATGCAGCCGCACAGGATGTTTTTAATGCAATTAATAACGTGCGTGGCTGGTGGTCTGAAAATATTGATGGCGATACAAATAAATTAAATAGTGAATTTTTATATCACTACCAGGATGTACATCGCGCCAAAATGAAGATTATAGAATATGTTTCCAATAAAAAAGTGGTTTGGCATGTGCTAGACAATTATTTCAAATTCACAAAAGACGAAACCGAATGGAAGGACACCAATGTGATCTTTGAAATTTCTGAAAAGGACGGTAAAACACAATTGAAATTTACACATCAGGGTTTAGTACCTGATTATGAATGCTTTAATGTTTGCCATGATGCATGGACACATTATATACAAGGGAGTTTAAAAGACCTTATTTTAACAGGTAAAGGTGGAGCAACACCTAAAGAGGTGGCTGAAACAGATGGTAATACAGAATTGGCAGAAAAAGAGAGTTCAACAAAACAAATGAACTCAAAAAGCATTTATCACAAACTACAAATTGATGCACCGGTTGAAACAGTTTATGGAGCCTTAACCACCCAGAAAGGTTTGGCAGGTTGGTGGACACCTGAAACAATTGCGAAACCGGAGGTAGGTAGTGTTTCGAGGTTCGCATTTGGTCCAACTTACTTTAAAGAAATAGAGGTAACTGAACTTAAACCCTACGGAAGTATAAAATGGCTTTGCCTTAAAGCCCACGAGGAATGGGTGGGAACTACAATTACTTTTGAACTGGAGCCAAATAGAAAAGGATCTTCTCTACTCTTTCATCACGATGGATGGGCAGAATGTACCCCTGAATTTGCAGCCTGTAGTTTTGACTGGGCGCTATTTCTGAGAAGTTTAAAATTGCTTTGTGAAACAGGTAAAGGATTGCCATATCCGGATTTTAATAAATAA
- the katG gene encoding catalase/peroxidase HPI translates to METESNDISKCPFHNGSMKHNVGGGGTRNRDWWPNQLKLSILRQHSSLSNPMGKDFDYAEAFKSLDLEAVKKDLHALMTDSQDWWPADFGHYGGLFIRMAWHSAGTYRVGDGRGGAGAGQQRFAPLNSWPDNVSLDKARRLLWPIKQKYGSKISWADLMILTGNIALESMGFKTFGFAGGRPDVWEPDEDVYWGSESTWLGGDLRYAQGSEGVEENHGVVSSDDNADGKIHSRNLEKPLAAVQMGLIYVNPEGPDGNPDPIAAAKDIRDTFGRMAMNDEETVALIAGGHSFGKTHGAAPATNVGKEPEAVDMDMQGLGWKNSYGSGKGADAITSGLEVIWTKTPTQWSNNFFENLFGFEWQLTKSPAGAHQWVAKDAEAIIPDAFDSSKKHAPSMLTTDLSLRFDPAYEKISRRFLENPDEFADAFARAWFKLTHRDMGPRARYLGADVPSEELIWQDPIPAVDHKLIDENDIAALKAKVLASGLTVSELVSTAWASASTFRGSDKRGGANGARIRLAPQKYWQVNNPGQLQKVLDALESIQKDFNSAQSGGKKVSLADLIVLAGGAGIEKAAKDAGHTVTVPFASGRADASQEQTDVESVGYLEPVADGFRNYRKSKFPVSTEELLIDKANLLTLSAPELTVLVGGMRALNTNFDGSQYGVFTSRPGQLTNDFFINLLDMGISWKAVSQDRELYEGSDRATGEIKWTGSRADLVFGSNSELRAIAEVYGSTDAQSKFVKDFVAAWTKVMNLDRFDLA, encoded by the coding sequence ATGGAAACAGAATCAAACGATATCAGTAAATGCCCATTTCATAATGGCAGCATGAAACACAATGTAGGTGGTGGTGGTACCAGAAATCGAGACTGGTGGCCAAATCAGTTAAAGCTAAGTATTTTGCGTCAGCACTCTTCACTGTCAAATCCAATGGGCAAAGATTTCGACTACGCAGAAGCTTTTAAAAGCCTTGATCTGGAAGCGGTAAAAAAAGACCTTCATGCATTAATGACGGATTCACAAGACTGGTGGCCGGCAGATTTTGGGCATTATGGTGGTTTGTTTATTCGTATGGCATGGCATAGTGCCGGTACCTATCGTGTAGGCGATGGCCGCGGTGGGGCAGGTGCAGGGCAGCAACGTTTTGCTCCCCTTAATAGCTGGCCGGATAATGTGAGTTTAGATAAGGCCCGCAGATTGCTTTGGCCAATTAAACAGAAATACGGCAGTAAAATCTCGTGGGCCGATTTAATGATTCTTACCGGAAACATAGCACTTGAGTCAATGGGCTTTAAAACGTTTGGTTTTGCCGGCGGGCGTCCGGATGTATGGGAACCAGATGAGGATGTGTATTGGGGCTCTGAAAGTACCTGGCTTGGTGGTGATTTGCGATATGCCCAAGGATCTGAAGGTGTGGAAGAGAATCATGGAGTAGTGTCGTCTGATGATAATGCTGATGGTAAGATCCACTCACGTAATCTAGAGAAACCATTGGCTGCTGTACAAATGGGACTTATCTATGTGAATCCTGAAGGTCCTGATGGTAATCCGGATCCTATTGCGGCCGCTAAAGACATTCGTGATACTTTTGGCCGTATGGCAATGAATGACGAAGAAACAGTTGCTCTGATTGCTGGAGGCCATAGTTTTGGTAAAACTCATGGTGCTGCACCAGCAACCAATGTAGGTAAAGAACCTGAAGCTGTAGATATGGATATGCAAGGCCTTGGCTGGAAAAACAGTTATGGCTCGGGTAAGGGTGCTGATGCTATAACTAGCGGACTTGAAGTAATCTGGACAAAAACCCCAACTCAATGGAGCAATAATTTCTTTGAAAATCTGTTTGGTTTTGAATGGCAACTTACTAAAAGTCCGGCTGGCGCACATCAATGGGTAGCTAAAGATGCAGAAGCCATTATTCCGGATGCTTTTGATAGTTCAAAAAAACATGCACCTAGTATGCTCACAACAGACCTATCCTTAAGGTTTGATCCGGCTTACGAAAAAATATCCAGACGCTTTCTGGAAAACCCAGACGAATTTGCTGATGCTTTTGCCCGTGCATGGTTTAAATTAACACACCGTGATATGGGACCGCGGGCAAGGTACCTTGGCGCAGATGTACCTTCAGAAGAATTGATTTGGCAAGATCCAATTCCTGCAGTCGATCATAAACTTATAGACGAAAATGATATTGCTGCGCTAAAAGCAAAAGTATTAGCATCTGGATTAACCGTTTCAGAGCTGGTTTCTACAGCATGGGCTTCAGCCTCCACCTTCCGTGGTTCAGATAAGCGTGGTGGTGCTAATGGTGCCCGTATTCGTTTGGCCCCACAGAAATACTGGCAGGTAAATAATCCCGGGCAGCTGCAAAAGGTTTTAGATGCTTTAGAAAGTATTCAAAAGGATTTTAATAGTGCACAGTCTGGTGGTAAAAAAGTTTCCTTAGCAGATTTGATAGTACTTGCCGGTGGGGCAGGTATTGAAAAGGCAGCAAAGGATGCAGGACATACTGTTACAGTTCCTTTTGCATCTGGTCGTGCAGATGCTTCTCAGGAGCAAACTGATGTTGAATCAGTAGGGTATCTGGAACCAGTTGCTGATGGTTTCCGCAATTATCGCAAATCAAAATTCCCTGTATCTACTGAGGAATTATTGATAGATAAGGCTAATTTATTAACACTTTCTGCGCCTGAGTTAACAGTATTAGTAGGTGGAATGCGCGCACTAAATACAAATTTTGATGGTTCACAATATGGTGTGTTTACTTCACGCCCCGGACAGCTGACCAACGATTTCTTTATAAACCTGCTTGATATGGGTATTTCATGGAAGGCTGTGTCACAAGACAGAGAATTGTACGAAGGAAGCGATCGTGCCACTGGAGAAATAAAATGGACTGGCTCTCGCGCAGATCTAGTGTTTGGGTCTAACTCAGAACTGAGGGCCATTGCTGAAGTGTATGGAAGTACTGATGCCCAAAGTAAATTTGTAAAAGACTTTGTAGCAGCGTGGACTAAAGTAATGAACTTAGATAGATTTGATTTGGCTTAA